A stretch of the Archangium violaceum genome encodes the following:
- a CDS encoding acyl-CoA carboxylase subunit beta, with protein MSFDEKLLEKIAQVEKGGAEKYHAKNRETGKLFARERIRLLVDEGSFVEDAKLANNLDPELPSDGVIIGVGKVAGRPVAIMANDSTVKAGSWGARTVEKILRIQETAKQLRCPLLYLVDSAGARITDQVEMFPGRRGAGRIFYNEVHMSGEVPQVCLLFGPSAAGGAYIPAFCDIVIMVDGNASMYLGSPRMAEMVIGEKVTLEEMGGAKMHCSVSGVGDVLVKTEQEAIEAAKKYISFFPENFTQAPPRAASLAPRSSGKRVDEIIPADQNKPFDMYALINELIDEGSWFEVKKLFAQELITGLARIDGRPVGIVANQPKYKGGVLFVDSADKAARFIWLCDAFNIPLLYLADVPGFMIGTKVERAGIIRAGAKMISAVSEASVPKICVVVRKAYGAGLYAMSGPGFAPDATLALPQAMIAVMGPEAAVNAVYFNKIQEKPEAERAAYVQQLRDEYRQDVDIYKLASELVVDEIVPGDRLRQELQQRYELYSRRFQPRETKKHGVYPV; from the coding sequence ATGTCATTCGATGAGAAACTGCTCGAGAAGATCGCCCAGGTGGAGAAGGGCGGGGCCGAGAAGTACCACGCGAAGAACCGGGAGACGGGCAAGCTGTTCGCCCGCGAGCGCATCCGGCTGCTCGTGGACGAGGGCTCGTTCGTCGAGGACGCGAAGCTCGCCAACAACCTGGACCCGGAGCTCCCCTCGGATGGCGTCATCATCGGAGTGGGGAAGGTGGCGGGGCGTCCGGTGGCGATCATGGCCAACGACTCCACGGTGAAGGCGGGGAGCTGGGGCGCGCGCACGGTGGAGAAGATCCTCCGCATCCAGGAGACGGCGAAGCAGCTGCGCTGTCCGCTGCTGTACCTGGTGGACTCGGCGGGAGCGCGCATCACGGACCAGGTGGAGATGTTCCCCGGCCGGCGTGGCGCGGGCCGCATCTTCTACAACGAGGTGCACATGTCCGGCGAGGTGCCGCAGGTGTGCCTGCTCTTCGGGCCCTCGGCGGCGGGCGGCGCGTACATCCCGGCCTTCTGTGACATCGTCATCATGGTGGACGGCAACGCCTCCATGTACCTGGGCAGCCCGCGCATGGCCGAGATGGTCATTGGCGAGAAGGTGACACTCGAGGAGATGGGCGGCGCGAAGATGCACTGCTCGGTGTCCGGTGTCGGCGACGTGCTGGTGAAGACGGAGCAGGAGGCCATCGAGGCGGCGAAGAAGTACATCTCCTTCTTCCCGGAGAACTTCACCCAGGCGCCGCCCCGGGCCGCTTCGCTGGCGCCCAGGAGCAGCGGCAAGCGGGTGGACGAGATCATCCCCGCGGACCAGAACAAGCCCTTCGACATGTACGCGCTCATCAACGAGCTCATCGACGAGGGGAGCTGGTTCGAGGTGAAGAAGCTCTTCGCCCAGGAGCTCATTACGGGCCTGGCGCGCATCGATGGCCGGCCGGTGGGGATCGTCGCCAACCAGCCCAAGTACAAGGGCGGCGTGCTCTTCGTGGACTCGGCGGACAAGGCGGCGCGATTCATCTGGCTGTGTGACGCCTTCAACATCCCGTTGCTGTACCTGGCGGACGTGCCGGGCTTCATGATCGGCACGAAGGTGGAGCGCGCGGGCATCATCCGCGCCGGCGCGAAGATGATCTCCGCGGTCTCCGAGGCCAGCGTGCCGAAGATCTGCGTGGTGGTGCGCAAGGCGTATGGCGCGGGCCTTTACGCCATGAGCGGCCCGGGTTTCGCTCCGGATGCGACCCTGGCGCTGCCCCAGGCGATGATCGCCGTGATGGGCCCCGAGGCGGCGGTGAACGCCGTGTACTTCAACAAGATCCAGGAGAAGCCCGAGGCCGAGCGGGCCGCCTACGTCCAGCAGCTCCGGGACGAGTACCGTCAGGACGTGGACATCTACAAGCTGGCGAGCGAGCTGGTGGTGGACGAGATCGTCCCCGGCGACCGGCTGAGGCAGGAGCTCCAGCAACGTTATGAGTTGTATTCCCGGCGCTTCCAGCCCCGGGAGACGAAGAAGCACGGCGTCTACCCGGTTTGA
- a CDS encoding YtxH domain-containing protein yields the protein MLFAKKARFAVKSDLYRKYLAKKVLKDLPQYAKGQWEEFDPDDVLRYVGLTTYKPARSSFGIGAFVIGCAVGGIAALMLAPKTGTELRTDVKDKAMGYLGKQGINVGSEKTASA from the coding sequence ATGCTGTTCGCGAAGAAGGCCAGATTTGCGGTGAAGAGCGACCTGTACCGGAAGTACCTCGCCAAGAAGGTCCTCAAGGATCTTCCCCAGTACGCCAAGGGTCAGTGGGAGGAGTTCGACCCCGATGACGTGCTGCGCTACGTGGGCCTCACCACCTACAAGCCCGCCCGCAGCTCGTTCGGCATCGGCGCGTTCGTCATCGGCTGCGCCGTCGGTGGCATCGCCGCCCTCATGCTCGCGCCGAAGACGGGCACCGAGCTGCGTACCGACGTGAAGGACAAGGCCATGGGCTACCTCGGCAAGCAGGGCATCAACGTGGGCTCGGAGAAGACCGCCAGCGCCTAG
- a CDS encoding TonB C-terminal domain-containing protein, whose product MRRSRLLQALLVSLAFHVGLGLMLYLAPPSHPGPPSNLQQEPLQFEVVERTPPPVAEPPQPPRVTRRPPRATPAPPPPSATTAAPPPPTPSAPTPPAAEASAAPEVIPDAPRAVRLFPGHGGLAVAPPATSTSPGISTGRTWRPGDGPTAEQRLAEERERVQGRVQGFLDDGVAALRVENGLVDSFFGQMDTALEKGLSGAPLFAYDGVLKHFFKPGPWTTSGLQALQSSAANFGSTGNPYSAGALAGAGVRLEDAVRSGAASAQRRSSPSNVDKLEAYSKGAGSLHAEIDVAQSRTGQVLSVKLSRSSGNPLFDAYVLERVPESLAKLPPASEHFSKRAKGESVRSVWAIDGHVSFARTIKVTKLDALDAGDVAYISGLLALGMLSGGFDEVRGEVIIPDLRRPHFDIRTELLRVY is encoded by the coding sequence ATGCGGCGCTCCCGTCTGCTCCAGGCCCTGCTCGTCTCACTGGCCTTCCATGTGGGCCTGGGGCTCATGCTGTACCTGGCGCCGCCCTCCCATCCCGGGCCGCCCTCGAACCTCCAGCAGGAGCCCCTCCAATTCGAGGTGGTCGAACGCACGCCGCCTCCCGTGGCGGAGCCCCCCCAACCGCCACGAGTCACCCGTCGGCCTCCCCGGGCCACACCCGCCCCACCGCCCCCGAGCGCCACCACCGCCGCGCCACCTCCGCCGACCCCCTCCGCGCCCACCCCGCCCGCCGCCGAGGCCTCGGCGGCACCCGAGGTCATCCCAGATGCACCCCGCGCCGTGCGGCTGTTCCCAGGCCATGGGGGACTCGCCGTGGCGCCCCCCGCGACCAGCACGTCTCCGGGAATCTCCACGGGACGCACGTGGAGGCCGGGCGACGGACCCACCGCCGAGCAGCGCCTTGCCGAGGAACGCGAGCGGGTCCAGGGCCGCGTCCAGGGATTCCTCGATGACGGCGTGGCGGCGCTGCGCGTGGAGAACGGCCTCGTCGACAGCTTCTTCGGGCAGATGGACACGGCGCTGGAGAAGGGACTCTCGGGCGCGCCGCTCTTCGCGTACGACGGGGTGCTCAAGCACTTCTTCAAGCCGGGTCCCTGGACCACTAGCGGACTGCAGGCGCTGCAATCGAGCGCCGCGAACTTTGGCTCGACCGGCAATCCGTACTCGGCGGGAGCGCTCGCGGGGGCGGGGGTGCGGCTGGAGGACGCGGTGCGCTCGGGGGCGGCGAGCGCGCAGCGCCGATCGAGTCCCTCGAACGTCGACAAGCTCGAGGCGTACAGCAAGGGCGCCGGTTCTCTGCACGCGGAGATCGATGTCGCGCAGTCGCGCACGGGGCAGGTGTTGTCGGTGAAGCTGAGCAGGAGCTCCGGCAATCCGCTCTTCGATGCGTACGTCCTCGAGCGGGTGCCCGAGTCCCTGGCGAAGCTCCCACCCGCGTCCGAGCACTTCTCCAAGAGGGCGAAGGGAGAATCCGTGCGCAGTGTCTGGGCCATCGACGGGCACGTCAGCTTCGCGCGCACCATCAAGGTGACGAAGCTCGACGCGCTCGACGCCGGGGATGTGGCCTACATCTCGGGGCTGTTGGCGCTGGGGATGTTGTCGGGCGGATTCGACGAGGTGCGCGGCGAGGTGATCATCCCGGACCTCCGGAGGCCGCACTTCGACATCCGGACCGAGTTGCTGCGCGTGTATTAA
- a CDS encoding nuclear transport factor 2 family protein has translation MHSPLNPRAWPLVAALLSSGVTAPALAAEPKKPTPPSPTAPAPAAPAQATASPAAKPEDVATPEALVAALYDVISGPKGQARDWDRFRSLFAPGARMIPSGKRKDGTTGYRMITPEEYITQSGKMLVEAGFREREVHRVEERFGPLVHVFSTYEALRGEDPKPFMRGVNSIQLVNDGKRWWVLTVAWTPESPEQPLPAKYLPPVKG, from the coding sequence ATGCACTCCCCCCTCAATCCTCGCGCGTGGCCGCTCGTCGCGGCGCTGCTCTCCTCCGGTGTGACGGCTCCGGCGCTCGCCGCCGAGCCCAAGAAGCCCACCCCCCCCTCCCCTACCGCCCCCGCTCCGGCCGCGCCCGCCCAGGCCACCGCTTCCCCGGCGGCGAAGCCGGAGGACGTGGCCACGCCGGAGGCCCTCGTCGCCGCGCTCTACGACGTCATCTCCGGACCCAAGGGCCAGGCGCGTGATTGGGATCGCTTCCGCTCGCTCTTCGCGCCCGGTGCGCGGATGATCCCCTCCGGCAAGCGCAAGGACGGCACCACCGGCTACCGGATGATCACCCCCGAGGAGTACATCACCCAGTCCGGGAAGATGCTCGTCGAGGCGGGATTCCGCGAGCGGGAGGTCCACCGCGTCGAGGAGCGCTTCGGTCCCCTCGTGCACGTCTTCAGCACCTACGAGGCCCTGCGCGGGGAAGACCCGAAGCCCTTCATGCGCGGCGTCAACAGCATCCAGCTCGTCAACGATGGCAAGCGCTGGTGGGTGCTGACGGTCGCCTGGACACCGGAGTCGCCCGAGCAGCCGCTGCCGGCGAAGTACCTCCCTCCCGTCAAGGGCTGA
- a CDS encoding trypsin-like peptidase domain-containing protein, which yields MIGGWSAARLARFFPNQPLAGSFTPVACLESFAWNRSQTASGLLVHPRLVVTVAHAVMFRAGARLFAAAQVKVELGNVRAWADAVVIPSRFVENAGYVPSTDLAVLRMPWEVCGPMQPPLVADSEKEGSAALWGWTLFQPRAQVSIPITVTVDEQGLLHYPASNLPAFSGGPLLRSSGPELPEEVIGLHRAFHADTQRGEAIAFSSDDVVEAMRALGFDV from the coding sequence ATGATCGGAGGCTGGTCGGCGGCGAGGCTCGCTCGCTTCTTTCCGAACCAGCCGCTCGCGGGGAGCTTCACGCCGGTGGCGTGTCTCGAGTCCTTCGCCTGGAACCGCTCCCAGACGGCCAGCGGGCTCCTGGTCCACCCGCGCCTGGTGGTGACGGTGGCCCACGCGGTGATGTTCCGCGCGGGAGCCCGGCTCTTCGCCGCGGCCCAGGTGAAGGTGGAGCTGGGCAATGTGCGGGCCTGGGCCGATGCCGTCGTGATTCCCTCGCGCTTCGTCGAGAACGCCGGCTACGTGCCCTCCACGGATCTGGCGGTGCTCCGCATGCCCTGGGAGGTCTGCGGACCGATGCAGCCGCCCCTGGTCGCCGACTCGGAGAAGGAAGGCAGCGCCGCGCTGTGGGGATGGACCCTGTTCCAGCCGCGCGCCCAGGTGTCCATCCCCATCACCGTCACCGTCGACGAGCAGGGGCTCCTCCACTACCCCGCGAGCAACCTCCCGGCCTTCAGCGGAGGCCCGCTGCTGCGGAGCTCGGGCCCGGAGCTGCCCGAGGAGGTCATCGGTCTGCACCGCGCCTTCCATGCCGACACCCAGCGGGGTGAGGCCATTGCGTTCTCCAGCGACGACGTGGTCGAGGCCATGCGCGCGCTGGGCTTCGATGTCTAG
- a CDS encoding two-component system sensor histidine kinase NtrB: protein MSQGPRAWLLKRLDAFLSEEQRRSPPDELSRYRLLVGGTLFLVVFNLVLALSASLFQEVSLPRFELGLGMAVLFGLVLVVLRRGSSIRPAAMMVCGLFVSGYIAATIAMPDPAIAAHATAMLIPALAVYLMGPRLGLVITGFLCLNASVILPLCLSGFGTLEPIFARPRLWAAGVTDSLVLLLGWGLSSLFCAARDEAIATVRESERKLLSLVESTDDPVCSLDPQGRILTANSAAKRMFREAFGRDVKSGDALDEQATEERRAEWRAALARAFGGQSVRYDIPFRVGERFINLDMSLHPIQGNKGQVIGVTLFGRDMSERKAAEARLDELHRSLVDMSRRAGMAEVATGVLHNVGNTLNSVNVSATLVIDRLRASRVPLLVRAVELLREHEATLPAFLTQDERGRKLPEYLSTVSQHLAGELEALLAEMQGLARNVEHIKSVVSMQQEHARYGGRVEQVTVPELIDDALRLNATSFERLGIRVHRECEEVPPMLVDRHKLLQILVNLLGNARHALVESGRADKQLTLLVRREGEEWLRIEVGDNGVGIAPEHLPRLFAHGFTTKKDGHGFGLHASAQAAEEMGGRLGCVSGGRGQGATFTLELPLRAREAQAASA from the coding sequence ATGAGCCAGGGGCCGCGTGCGTGGTTGCTCAAACGACTGGATGCGTTCCTGTCGGAGGAACAGCGCCGGTCCCCACCGGACGAGCTGAGCCGCTACCGCTTGCTGGTGGGGGGCACGCTCTTCCTGGTGGTGTTCAACCTGGTGCTGGCGCTGTCGGCGTCACTCTTCCAGGAAGTCAGCCTGCCACGCTTCGAGCTCGGGCTGGGGATGGCGGTGCTCTTCGGGCTGGTGCTGGTGGTCCTGCGCCGGGGGAGCTCGATCCGGCCCGCGGCCATGATGGTGTGCGGCCTGTTCGTGAGCGGATACATCGCGGCCACCATCGCGATGCCCGATCCCGCCATCGCCGCGCACGCGACGGCCATGCTCATCCCGGCCCTGGCCGTCTACCTGATGGGGCCTCGGCTGGGGCTCGTCATCACGGGGTTCTTGTGCCTCAACGCGAGTGTCATCCTCCCGCTGTGTCTGTCGGGGTTCGGCACCCTGGAGCCGATCTTCGCCCGGCCCAGGTTGTGGGCCGCGGGAGTGACGGACTCCCTGGTCCTGCTGCTCGGCTGGGGGCTGAGCTCGCTGTTCTGCGCCGCGCGCGACGAGGCGATCGCCACGGTGCGCGAGAGCGAGCGCAAGCTGCTCAGTCTCGTCGAGAGCACGGATGATCCGGTCTGTTCGCTCGACCCGCAGGGACGCATCCTCACCGCCAATTCCGCGGCGAAGCGGATGTTCCGCGAGGCGTTCGGCCGGGACGTGAAGTCGGGAGATGCCCTGGACGAGCAGGCCACGGAGGAGCGACGTGCCGAGTGGCGCGCGGCCCTGGCCCGGGCCTTCGGGGGACAGTCCGTCCGCTACGACATCCCCTTCCGGGTGGGGGAGCGCTTCATCAATCTGGACATGTCCCTGCACCCCATCCAGGGCAACAAGGGGCAGGTGATCGGCGTGACCTTGTTCGGGCGGGACATGAGCGAGCGCAAGGCGGCCGAGGCCCGGCTGGACGAGCTGCATCGCAGCCTGGTGGACATGTCCCGCCGGGCGGGCATGGCGGAGGTGGCCACCGGGGTGCTGCACAACGTGGGCAACACGCTCAACAGCGTCAACGTCTCGGCCACGCTCGTCATCGATCGGCTGCGCGCCTCACGGGTTCCCCTGCTGGTGCGTGCCGTGGAGCTCCTGCGTGAGCACGAGGCGACGCTGCCGGCCTTCCTGACGCAGGACGAGCGGGGCCGCAAGCTCCCGGAGTACCTCTCCACCGTGTCGCAACACCTGGCGGGAGAGCTCGAGGCGCTGCTGGCGGAGATGCAGGGGCTGGCGCGCAACGTGGAGCACATCAAGTCCGTGGTGAGCATGCAGCAGGAGCATGCGCGCTATGGCGGCAGGGTGGAGCAGGTGACGGTGCCCGAGCTCATCGACGACGCGCTGCGCCTGAACGCGACCTCCTTCGAGCGGCTGGGCATTCGTGTCCACCGCGAATGCGAGGAGGTGCCTCCGATGCTGGTGGATCGGCACAAGCTGCTGCAGATCCTGGTGAACCTGCTGGGCAACGCGCGGCACGCGTTGGTGGAGAGCGGGCGCGCGGACAAGCAGCTCACCCTCCTCGTGCGCAGGGAAGGGGAGGAGTGGCTGCGCATCGAGGTGGGGGACAACGGGGTGGGCATCGCTCCGGAGCACCTGCCCCGGCTCTTCGCCCACGGCTTCACCACGAAGAAGGACGGACACGGCTTCGGGCTGCACGCCAGCGCGCAGGCGGCCGAGGAGATGGGGGGGCGGCTCGGCTGTGTGAGCGGTGGGCGCGGCCAGGGTGCCACCTTCACGCTCGAGCTGCCCCTGCGCGCACGGGAGGCCCAGGCGGCCTCGGCCTGA
- a CDS encoding DUF3943 domain-containing protein, whose translation MRGGGLLALLCVCGTLARAEGPLPSASGEPGSVLEPLPILSADAPLLPADAPLLPADAPVRTTNYLVPAIEATAVNLGLFSFHNLISREPFALISWQTVLSHLDGTDGWTFDVDNFVTNQFAHPYHGSFTFAGARSSGVPFWQAGLYTFFSSLAWEYFAENEPPSINDQITTTLGGVFLGEVLHRTYRVLTEPRAGKVSTVRRLAGVLVSPASSLNDWIFGGEMNPGDIDSSPPLYGELAPGVSLMTRFVDRTGAERHPLLTQGPQVSLSGELTYGAPGDPQWRYRHPFSYFDASAGVTFPGVLMANLYIRGLVAGAQYGGEESSTRGLWGVFGLYDYGANNIVRVSSVGVGFGTTLQTRLGSRSLLQGTAILGGLGFAAAGNLGLDPEIPRDYHIGPGVQAILEAKLVRRGLGMLRVRAKNWWVTGAYTEPREGFESITYITWDGRVRVAPGLAVGLEIPMALRAYDFGPTQHQVIGGGGMRLTLSYMSDDVFGMSGP comes from the coding sequence GTGAGAGGGGGAGGGCTGCTGGCACTGCTGTGCGTGTGCGGAACGCTCGCGCGCGCCGAGGGCCCGTTGCCCTCCGCGTCCGGCGAACCGGGCTCCGTGCTCGAGCCCCTGCCCATCCTGTCCGCGGATGCGCCCCTCCTGCCCGCGGATGCGCCCCTCCTGCCCGCGGATGCGCCCGTGCGGACGACGAACTACCTCGTCCCGGCCATCGAAGCGACGGCGGTGAACCTCGGCCTCTTCTCCTTCCACAACCTGATCTCCCGCGAGCCGTTCGCGCTGATCTCCTGGCAGACGGTGCTCAGCCACCTGGATGGCACGGATGGCTGGACGTTCGATGTCGACAACTTCGTCACCAACCAGTTCGCCCACCCGTACCACGGCTCGTTCACCTTCGCCGGGGCGCGCTCCTCGGGCGTGCCGTTCTGGCAGGCGGGGCTCTACACCTTCTTCTCCAGCCTGGCGTGGGAGTATTTCGCGGAGAACGAGCCGCCCTCCATCAATGATCAGATCACCACGACGCTCGGCGGCGTCTTCCTGGGCGAGGTCCTTCACCGGACGTACCGCGTCCTGACGGAGCCACGGGCAGGGAAGGTGAGCACGGTCCGGAGGCTCGCGGGAGTGCTCGTCAGTCCGGCCTCGTCACTGAACGACTGGATTTTTGGTGGCGAGATGAACCCGGGTGACATCGACTCGTCTCCGCCGCTCTATGGAGAGCTCGCCCCGGGCGTGAGCCTGATGACCCGCTTCGTGGACAGGACGGGAGCCGAGCGGCACCCGCTGCTGACCCAGGGGCCCCAGGTTTCCTTGTCGGGCGAGCTCACCTACGGAGCGCCGGGAGATCCCCAGTGGCGCTACCGCCATCCCTTCTCCTATTTCGACGCGTCCGCGGGGGTGACCTTCCCCGGGGTCCTCATGGCGAATCTCTACATCCGGGGACTCGTCGCGGGGGCCCAGTACGGCGGAGAGGAGAGCTCGACGCGCGGACTCTGGGGGGTGTTCGGCCTCTACGACTACGGCGCGAACAACATCGTGCGGGTGTCGTCCGTGGGAGTGGGCTTCGGGACCACGCTCCAGACGCGGCTCGGCAGCCGGTCGCTCCTGCAGGGCACCGCCATCCTGGGGGGCCTGGGGTTCGCCGCGGCGGGAAACCTCGGCTTGGATCCGGAGATCCCGCGCGACTACCACATCGGACCGGGAGTGCAGGCCATCCTGGAGGCGAAGCTGGTGCGCCGGGGCCTGGGAATGCTCCGGGTGCGGGCGAAGAACTGGTGGGTGACGGGCGCGTACACGGAGCCCCGGGAGGGCTTCGAGTCCATCACCTACATTACCTGGGATGGCCGTGTGCGGGTCGCGCCTGGGCTGGCCGTGGGGCTGGAGATCCCCATGGCCCTGCGCGCCTACGACTTCGGCCCGACACAACATCAGGTGATCGGCGGGGGAGGGATGCGTCTGACCTTGAGTTATATGTCCGACGATGTCTTCGGAATGTCGGGCCCCTGA
- a CDS encoding TetR/AcrR family transcriptional regulator yields MKEEARAAILDAAEQVLAEQGLHATRMDDIAAQVGVSVGTLYNYFEDRQQLLLALLEVRARDLLALLDAELERSQGSPYRARLYGFVRCVLEHAQSHFRLFSVLLEEGPRHSRPKDEPAWRRHQQELARELLRRVELLGEDGLRQGALRPEDVRHYPMFLLGMVQGVLLQQFHQKQPVPVDESIAPLLRCFLDGATPRP; encoded by the coding sequence ATGAAGGAGGAGGCGCGCGCCGCCATCCTCGACGCGGCGGAGCAGGTGCTGGCCGAGCAGGGCCTCCACGCCACGCGCATGGACGACATCGCCGCGCAGGTGGGGGTCTCGGTCGGGACGCTCTACAACTATTTCGAGGATCGGCAGCAGCTCCTGCTGGCGCTGCTCGAGGTGCGCGCGAGGGATTTGCTGGCGCTGCTCGACGCGGAGCTGGAGCGCAGCCAGGGTTCTCCGTACCGGGCCCGGTTGTACGGCTTCGTCCGCTGCGTCCTCGAGCATGCCCAGTCGCACTTCCGGCTGTTCAGTGTCCTCCTGGAGGAGGGGCCGCGGCACAGCCGTCCCAAGGACGAGCCGGCCTGGCGCCGTCACCAGCAGGAGCTGGCGCGCGAGCTCCTCCGCCGCGTCGAGCTCCTCGGCGAGGACGGTCTGAGACAGGGCGCCCTGAGGCCCGAGGACGTCCGGCACTACCCCATGTTTCTGCTGGGCATGGTCCAGGGTGTCCTACTTCAACAATTCCACCAGAAGCAGCCCGTCCCGGTCGATGAGTCCATCGCGCCGTTGCTGCGCTGCTTCCTCGATGGCGCCACCCCGCGCCCGTGA
- a CDS encoding protocatechuate 3,4-dioxygenase has product MTKKTNTLVARQPADSLPSRRQALGVIGALGAFGAMVMLSCGEDDSGGGTTTPDSGTGVVDPGFWATGGTAAMTAASTYPDPFAAGLGTTCALLCEATLGPCYAETLERKDISEGHDGLPVRLVFLVVDETCKPIPGASVDIWHAAPEGLYSGEDASTFCTADDPSATSARWFRGVQTTDANGRVEFDTCFPGWYSSRTIHIHFTVRLNGEEYVTSQLVFDDALNDDIIGTQPLYKERGPRDTTNATDNVVSAESAPDYMLQTQRMSDGAMLAWKTLVIRSSLSNAACQMPGGGGGGPGGPPPGGDGGVRPPRGDGGMGPPPGWDGGTAP; this is encoded by the coding sequence ATGACCAAGAAGACGAACACCCTGGTAGCGCGACAGCCCGCCGACTCCCTGCCCAGCCGGAGGCAGGCGCTCGGTGTCATTGGGGCCCTCGGCGCTTTCGGCGCCATGGTGATGCTGAGCTGCGGCGAAGACGATTCTGGCGGTGGCACGACGACCCCGGACTCAGGTACGGGCGTCGTCGACCCCGGATTCTGGGCGACCGGTGGCACCGCCGCGATGACCGCCGCCAGCACCTACCCGGATCCATTCGCCGCGGGCCTCGGCACGACGTGCGCCCTGCTGTGCGAGGCGACCCTGGGTCCCTGCTACGCGGAGACGCTGGAGCGCAAGGACATCAGCGAGGGCCACGACGGTCTGCCCGTGCGCCTCGTGTTCCTCGTGGTGGACGAGACCTGCAAGCCCATCCCCGGCGCGAGCGTCGACATCTGGCATGCCGCGCCGGAGGGGCTCTACTCGGGCGAGGACGCCAGCACGTTCTGCACCGCGGATGACCCGTCCGCCACCTCCGCCCGGTGGTTCCGCGGCGTCCAGACGACGGATGCGAACGGCCGGGTGGAGTTCGATACGTGCTTCCCCGGCTGGTACAGCAGCCGGACGATCCACATCCACTTCACGGTCCGTCTCAACGGCGAGGAGTACGTGACCTCGCAGCTCGTCTTCGATGACGCGCTGAACGACGACATCATCGGGACCCAGCCGCTCTACAAGGAGCGCGGCCCCCGGGACACGACGAACGCGACCGACAACGTCGTCTCCGCGGAGTCGGCCCCCGACTACATGCTCCAGACCCAGCGCATGTCGGACGGCGCGATGCTGGCCTGGAAGACCCTCGTCATCCGCTCCTCGCTGTCGAACGCGGCGTGCCAGATGCCGGGTGGCGGCGGTGGAGGCCCCGGCGGTCCTCCTCCGGGCGGCGACGGCGGCGTGCGCCCCCCGCGTGGTGATGGCGGCATGGGTCCCCCTCCGGGTTGGGATGGCGGCACGGCTCCCTGA
- a CDS encoding LLM class flavin-dependent oxidoreductase yields MVPFSVLDLSPILQGSDAAQSFRNTLDLARHAERWGYRRYWLAEHHNMPGVASAATSVVIGYVAGGTSTIRVGAGGVMLPNHSPLVIAEQFGTLASLYPGRIDLGLGRAPGTDQLTARALRRDLASNADEFPQDVLELQSYFKPAAPNQAIRAVPGAGLNVPIWILGSSLFGAQLAAALGLPFAFASHFAPDHLMSALRIYRSQFKPSEALEKPHAMIGVNVFAAETDAEARRLATSAQQQFVNLRRGQPGPLQPPVDSMEGRWSELEKAGVEHALSWSVIGSPETVRQGLAAILERTGADEIMVTAQIYDHAARLRSFEIAAQARDALAG; encoded by the coding sequence ATGGTTCCGTTCTCCGTTCTCGATCTCTCCCCCATCCTTCAGGGCAGTGACGCTGCCCAGTCCTTCCGCAACACCCTGGACCTGGCGCGGCATGCGGAGCGCTGGGGCTACCGTCGCTATTGGCTGGCCGAGCACCACAACATGCCCGGTGTCGCCAGCGCGGCGACCTCGGTCGTCATCGGCTATGTCGCCGGTGGCACGTCGACCATCCGCGTGGGCGCGGGCGGCGTCATGCTGCCCAACCACTCGCCGCTGGTCATCGCCGAGCAGTTCGGCACGCTGGCGTCCCTCTATCCGGGCCGCATCGACCTGGGGTTGGGGCGCGCGCCGGGCACGGATCAGCTCACCGCCCGCGCCTTGCGTCGCGATCTGGCGAGCAACGCCGACGAGTTCCCCCAGGACGTGCTCGAGCTGCAGTCCTACTTCAAGCCCGCGGCGCCCAATCAGGCGATCCGGGCCGTGCCGGGCGCGGGCCTGAACGTGCCCATCTGGATCCTGGGCTCGAGCCTGTTCGGCGCCCAGCTCGCCGCCGCGCTCGGCCTGCCGTTCGCCTTCGCCTCGCACTTCGCGCCCGACCATCTGATGTCGGCCCTGCGGATCTACCGCAGCCAGTTCAAGCCTTCCGAGGCGCTCGAGAAGCCCCACGCGATGATCGGCGTCAACGTCTTCGCGGCGGAGACCGACGCGGAGGCCCGGCGGCTGGCCACCTCGGCCCAGCAGCAGTTCGTCAACCTGCGGCGCGGTCAGCCCGGCCCCCTCCAGCCGCCCGTGGACAGCATGGAAGGGCGCTGGTCGGAGCTGGAGAAGGCAGGCGTCGAGCATGCGCTCTCCTGGTCGGTCATCGGCTCCCCGGAGACCGTGCGCCAGGGACTGGCGGCCATCCTGGAGCGGACTGGCGCGGATGAGATCATGGTGACGGCGCAGATCTACGACCACGCCGCACGCCTGCGCTCGTTCGAGATCGCCGCCCAGGCCCGCGACGCGCTGGCGGGTTAA